Below is a window of Humulus lupulus chromosome 9, drHumLupu1.1, whole genome shotgun sequence DNA.
TATTTTGCATGGCATTGAAAGTTGAAAGTGGATTGATTGCCTGCTGGAACATTAACACCGAAGAGGGTGAAGATACTTGTATGGATTGGGCAGGTGTGCGACCATGTGTTTTATTGTTCTGCATAACAGTAGACCATGCATTTCTAGAGCTTGGCACCTGAACACGATCGATGAATCCCAAGCCACCGTACTCACTATCCTCGCGAGTAGTTGGGGCTCTTCCACATGGTGAGCTTGGATGTATTTCTTGACCTTGCAAGACCTTATGGAATCGGAATGATTCACCAAAGCCTATCCGAGCGGGGGTAATATTGTCAGAATTCACACGCATGTGTCTAACACTATTATTCCCCATTGCAGCAATCCCAGAACTGTTTGAACCAGGAAAACCCCTCCTCTCAGATGGGTGTTGACATTGAGCACCCACACCATCAAAAGGAGTATCAAACCCCAAAATTTCTTGACCTTGCAAGACCTTCTGGAACCTCAAAGGCTCCCCGAAGTCTGATGCACCAATTCCATCTGTCAGAAAAATTACAAGTCCAATAAATATGGCAGCAAAAGCAAATATGATCaaagtttttttgtttttgtttatttattattttttcgaTTAAAGGAATTAAGATTTGGCTAATGAAACCATACTTGGAACTGGAAATTCTGCTCTCGCCGAAGACAAACCAATCCTGGTTCTCTTCAGACCTTGTGCCATCATGCTAGTGGAACTAGAAACAGAACCAGATGGCTCAATTTCCCATGGAGAAACTCTGCCGTGCCTACTCGAGTCAATATCATCCCACCTAACCTGCAAAATTGTACAAAACACCATGTAAAATTTCATCACAAAATGTAATGTTAGCAGACACATAAATCTATATACTACAAGCTAGTCCATAACTTTCAAGCCTAACAGTGCATAAGCTGTAAAATATCAAGGAAAAGGTCTTATATATATACCAGTGTGTAAAAGTTTTGAGTAGATCTTGTGTGTAAATTTTAACTATTTCTATATATCAAAACGTTGAAGATGAATAAACAAATCCATAGGAAGTACATACAACTAGGCATCTCCACTTTGAGCCAGGCCATCTAACAGGATCCATATCCCCAATCCCAGTTACTAGTCCCGTGTATCTGCCAAAGGACGAAATCGGTCAAGATTTATGCCATATTGCTTTTTATGTAGTTAAATTTCATCGTAAGGCCAAACCTTCGCTCTGCTGCATCTTCTGTTTCGAAACGCATCTTAAACCTCATGCCAACAGAAAAGGAATGATCGAGGCTTCTCAAGAATTTTCGGACAGGTATGATAAATGCTGATGAGCTTGCCCTACAAAGGATCAACATAGTACATTTCTTTGTTACTCAAACATAGAAAAGAGCATAAATTAACAGGGACTCCAGTGCAGCACATTAACTAGTAGAAGCTAAAATGAAAATATCCACAGCAAACCAAGTATActagtaaaaaataaataataaaagaacaaacCCTGGCTAGAAAATTCATAACAAATATACCCGCAACAACATTTTCTAGCTTTATCCTTGCAAGAATGCACAATGCGCCAAGGAGAGGTGAAATCATTTGTGGAATAAAATTATGCAGGGAAACAACACAGCAAAGAGAAGGTTGCGCTAAGATACGAGATATAGCAATTAAGAGATTAAATTACGTGCAAATGAGAGAGATGCGAGTCCGATTAATAAGGTTAAATAAAGAAGAATCATCAAGGAAAATCTTAATCGATGGAGGATAAGGCAACGGCGACTTCAATGCGAGAACATTGCAACAAAGAAAGGTATGCGGAACAGAGGACAAATGATATGTGTTCGTGTATCATTTCATTTTTCAAGAACACTTGCAATATAAGGTAAGATAGAAAACTAGCATAGTATACTCCATTTTAATAACTTGACATGAAATTATTTATGCCAATGTAATACTAATACACTAAAGTTTTCACAAAGTAGAGTAGCTTAGTACCTTGGATTATAGTAGAGGTTGAAAGCACTTCTCGTCGATATAGCATTAACTACATCTTTCATAGAGCTATAATTCAATTGCTGATTAAACAAAGTTGGAAAACTACCACAACCTTTGACTTGAGCCGCCCTTCGAATCCCTAATCTCAGCTCTCCATCATCACCCCTATTGCATATTGTACATGAGAACCCACAAAAGAGAGATAATAAAAGTTGCTTCCAAGTGACAAAGTTTCAGTACCTAAGAAAGAGCACAGCATCACCAGAAACAAGCTTCTTCTTGTTAACAAAAGCACTCCATCCCGTGGTGAGCAAGTGCCTACGCGGTTGCCCTGCATCGAGGAAAACACGAATTCGTCAAAAGTTCTCCTTTGAATGAAAGTTTTAGCACAATTGTTATACTCTTATAGTATTATAAAAGACCCAAATTGGATATAATTATGCTTAGTACAATCTAAATACAACACACGCACCTCTATAGATATGCCGAAACCTCCATTCCAGGCCATGCAGATCCTTTGCCAGTAGCTCTTGTGAAGGCCTTTGTTGATTATAATCCTGCAACAGAAATGGACTTAACATAGAATGCAAGCTCCAACTCGAACACAAACACGAGAACACGCCTGTCGGCATTCGCTCACTATAGATTTGTGTATGGAATCCAATAAAAAGCAATCCTTACCAGTGGAGGAAAGCAATCCTCAGCAGCACGACGAGGAACAGAGAAACCTCCATGAGTACTAGTGTCTGAAGCCGTAAGGGTCTTACAGAACATGTGGGGAGTTGTGGACTTAACAACTGCTTCAATATCTTCCTCATCGCCATCTGCATCAAATTCCCCATCTAGCAGTTTCTGCTCAAATTGCTGATAATGAACACAAAAGAACCGAATTCAGCTCAATAGCCACCAGGAATCTCATTGAAAAAGCCTTATGAACAAGTTAAAGAAACCAATTCGAAAAGCCTTGTATGTGTCGAAAACCAGTAACAAAAAACAAATTTTCCGTTACCATCTCTGCCTACATTTTAGATTAATCTCACCTCGCTTTCAGGAACAAGAGACACCTGCGCGTAGACCTCATCAGTGCCTTCCTCCGCCTGGCCTCATCCcataaaaaaaattctcaaaattatcaaaGCAGGAGAGAAAAACCAAAACTCCACAACCCGTTTTCCCATTCCCCAATTTCCCGGGAAACAAACGCAACCCAGAAAGTAGAACAATGAAAGAGAAGTTCTTACATGAAGCTTGACGTCAGCTACGCGACAGAAGAGGTGGGGTGAGAAATCACAGAGAGAAGCCGGAAAATCAGAGAGCTGTTCCAAGTGGCCCTGAGGGAAGTAAACGACGACGGTCCCTTTCTTGGGGAGTGAAATGAGTGGGCCAGCGCAGGCGTGCCATAGCTCCAAACAAacggaggaagaagaagaagatgaagaaggcgATGAAGAAGTCGAAGCCGAAGCCGAAGCAGAAGCAGAAGCAGTTGTATTTGTTATATAAGCAGAAGCAGAGGACGTTGAAGCAGACGAACCAGACGACGGCGTCTCATCCTCCTCGGTAGTGTTGAGATCGATCAGAATCAGACCCGGACCCGGACCCGccatatccaaaaaaaaaaaaccctagctGAGCACAATGGTACTTTCTCTACTTACTTACTTACTTACTtacttcttctccttcttcttcttgttctacTCCAAACACTAACACCAGTACCCAATCCACAGAGAGAAGTATCTTCTGCTTTAAAAAGAAGCCTTTGGTTAAGCGCTTATTGCGGAGGACTAAGTTACTAGAGAAGAAAATATATAcacaaaaacaaaagaaagaactGTACAAGTGATTGTAacagtagagagagagagagaaaaatacatagagagagagagaagagtcaTGCCTGCATTTTAGAGGGAGTTGAATGTTAATTGCTCCTCTTTTTTcatagtattatagtatgtatgagagagaaagaaagagagagagagagaagggtttTAAGGTGAAAAAAATGGCTTTTTGGTATTCAAATCAATCAAAGGAAGCTTTTTTATAAAAACCCAACAACTAAAAATGAAATTTTGCTCAATCAAAGagcccaaaagaaaaaaaaaaactcaattggATTGAATGAATAAGATGTACAATAACAAcaccaacaataataataaagctggttaattattttttaattataattaattatttgttgGGAGTGTGAGAGAGGGTGCAGCATAGCAGTGCTGCAACTTCTGCAATGCTGCAACTACTGCTTCTGGTTCAGTTGTGTGATGTGTGgcagaaagagaaagagaaagaaagaaagtaaaAGAGAAAGTATAAGACTTTGCTGTGCTGTGAGAGACTactgagaaaaaaagagaaagagaaagaaaaaaaagaaaaaaagtttctttctttctttgaaatttttattaaaataaatccaAATAAGAGAGAGGAGAGAAGAGACTCCCCCTGTATTTCCGGGCGGATGTCTATTCTGTCCCCTTCTACACCCGCAAATCTCACTCCTATACCCTTTGCCTTAATCttgttattatattattattattattattattattattattattattattgttaacaCAATCTTATTTTCTATTACGGTTTGGTATTTCCATGATCAGACAGCATCAAATTTGgtggctttcttttttttttttatataaaagaaaaaaggaTTCGTCGTTTCATTCATCTGCTACTGCAATCATCACGGGAGTTGTTTGCGTAGACCCTTTCTGGTAAAGATTCTCTTCTATATTTTCATTACACTTTTTGGTTTTGGACTCTCTATAATAGTATATATGTCTTTTGCTTTGTATCTAATTGTTGTTCACTATTGTGCAAAATGCTAAGACGGTGTTACTATCACACCATATTATAATCCAACAGAGTCTTGTAGTTACTCCCTAAATATGGTGGAGTACTTTAATTGGAGTAGACGGCaaaaaaa
It encodes the following:
- the LOC133801568 gene encoding auxin response factor 3-like, which produces MAGPGPGLILIDLNTTEEDETPSSGSSASTSSASAYITNTTASASASASASTSSSPSSSSSSSSVCLELWHACAGPLISLPKKGTVVVYFPQGHLEQLSDFPASLCDFSPHLFCRVADVKLHAEEGTDEVYAQVSLVPESEQFEQKLLDGEFDADGDEEDIEAVVKSTTPHMFCKTLTASDTSTHGGFSVPRRAAEDCFPPLDYNQQRPSQELLAKDLHGLEWRFRHIYRGQPRRHLLTTGWSAFVNKKKLVSGDAVLFLRGDDGELRLGIRRAAQVKGCGSFPTLFNQQLNYSSMKDVVNAISTRSAFNLYYNPRASSSAFIIPVRKFLRSLDHSFSVGMRFKMRFETEDAAERRYTGLVTGIGDMDPVRWPGSKWRCLVVRWDDIDSSRHGRVSPWEIEPSGSVSSSTSMMAQGLKRTRIGLSSARAEFPVPNGIGASDFGEPLRFQKVLQGQEILGFDTPFDGVGAQCQHPSERRGFPGSNSSGIAAMGNNSVRHMRVNSDNITPARIGFGESFRFHKVLQGQEIHPSSPCGRAPTTREDSEYGGLGFIDRVQVPSSRNAWSTVMQNNKTHGRTPAQSIQVSSPSSVLMFQQAINPLSTFNAMQNSHNQEEQRATKRSLYAAESNNVGNLMPFSFSDRGFSGEDHGGTKSVYLSSDRNPRGISYPLTTLPEFRSSSQDVVSSCKSSCRLFGFSLTEEKHLPTSEKNSPPVSSSLSPGVSLFPNVGGQFHTKPPLMTKAVRSNCTKVSDLYTVKDMLFDIAL